The following proteins are encoded in a genomic region of Nocardioides renjunii:
- the argF gene encoding ornithine carbamoyltransferase, with the protein MTRHFLRDDDLSPAELLEVLDLAAAMKAAPFDHKPLAGPRTVALVFDRPTLRTQVSFAAGIAELGGNPMTVDGGLAAMGSREGVEDVARILGRQAAAVVWRTAHQSDVVTMAEHAGVPVLNALTDEFHPCQLLADLQTVREHKGRLAGVRVAFVGDGACNMGNSWVLAGAAAGLHVVVGAPEGYVPDAAVVADARAVAQDTGGSVELIVDPVEAVKGADVVVTDSWVSMGREEESQERLRIFPPYGVTEELLSHADPEAIVMHCLPAYRGKEISEAVIEGPQSVVWDEAENRRHAQKAVLTWLLERSP; encoded by the coding sequence ATGACCCGCCACTTCCTCCGCGACGACGACCTGTCGCCCGCCGAGCTGCTCGAGGTCCTCGACCTGGCGGCTGCGATGAAGGCCGCGCCCTTCGACCACAAGCCGCTCGCCGGACCCCGGACCGTGGCGCTCGTCTTCGACCGGCCGACGCTGCGCACCCAGGTGTCCTTCGCGGCCGGCATCGCCGAGCTCGGCGGCAACCCGATGACCGTCGACGGCGGCCTCGCCGCGATGGGCTCGCGCGAAGGCGTCGAGGACGTCGCCCGCATCCTCGGCCGGCAGGCGGCCGCCGTCGTGTGGCGCACCGCCCACCAGAGCGACGTGGTGACCATGGCCGAGCACGCCGGCGTACCCGTCCTCAACGCGCTGACCGACGAGTTCCACCCCTGCCAGCTCCTCGCCGACCTGCAGACCGTGCGCGAGCACAAGGGCCGGCTCGCCGGGGTCCGCGTCGCGTTCGTCGGGGACGGGGCCTGCAACATGGGCAACTCGTGGGTCCTGGCCGGAGCGGCCGCGGGCCTGCACGTCGTGGTCGGCGCGCCCGAGGGCTACGTCCCCGACGCCGCAGTCGTCGCCGACGCCCGTGCCGTGGCGCAGGACACCGGAGGGTCCGTCGAGCTGATCGTCGACCCCGTCGAGGCGGTCAAGGGGGCGGACGTGGTCGTCACCGACTCGTGGGTGAGCATGGGCCGCGAGGAGGAGTCGCAGGAGCGGCTGCGGATCTTCCCGCCCTACGGTGTCACCGAGGAGCTCCTCAGCCACGCCGACCCGGAGGCCATCGTCATGCACTGCCTGCCCGCCTACCGCGGCAAGGAGATCTCCGAGGCCGTCATCGAGGGCCCGCAGTCGGTCGTCTGGGACGAGGCGGAGAACCGCCGGCACGCCCAGAAGGCGGTGCTCACCTGGCTGCTGGAGCGGTCGCCGTGA
- a CDS encoding acetylornithine transaminase: protein MSDLQERYTGSVMNTFGTPALALARGAGARVWDTDGREYVDLLGGIAVNALGHAHPALVEAVTTQLSTLGHVSNFFATEPQVSLAETLLDLLGWTDARVFLSNSGAEANEAALKLTRRTGRTRLVAAEGSFHGRTMGALSLTSKAAYREPFEPLPGDVTFVPYDDVAALEAAVDDTVAAVVLEPIQGEAGVVVPSAGYLAAAQQVAHDHGALFWLDEVQTGIGRTGAWFAHQLLDGVEPDVVTLAKGLGGGIPIGATVARGAAATLLQPGNHGTTFGGNPVASAAALAVLRTIGSDDLLAATRARGDQLAALLAAQSGVVEVTGAGLMRGAELDGPYAAQAVAAGRDAGLILNATGPSRLRFVPPLVITSDDLDVLAAALPAVLHTARTVAGLHQETQETRP, encoded by the coding sequence ATGAGCGACCTGCAGGAGCGCTACACCGGCTCCGTCATGAACACCTTCGGGACGCCCGCCCTCGCACTCGCGCGCGGCGCCGGTGCTCGCGTCTGGGACACCGACGGCAGGGAGTACGTCGACCTGCTCGGCGGGATCGCCGTCAACGCCCTCGGCCACGCCCACCCCGCGCTGGTCGAGGCGGTGACCACCCAGCTCTCGACGCTCGGCCACGTCTCGAACTTCTTCGCGACCGAGCCGCAGGTCAGCCTGGCCGAGACGCTGCTCGACCTGCTCGGCTGGACCGACGCCCGGGTGTTCCTCAGCAACTCCGGCGCCGAGGCCAACGAGGCCGCGCTCAAGCTCACCCGGCGCACCGGCCGGACCCGACTGGTCGCCGCGGAGGGCTCGTTCCACGGGCGCACGATGGGTGCGCTGTCGCTCACCTCCAAGGCGGCCTACCGGGAGCCCTTCGAGCCGCTGCCCGGCGACGTCACGTTCGTGCCCTACGACGACGTCGCCGCGCTCGAGGCCGCTGTGGACGACACCGTCGCGGCCGTCGTGCTCGAGCCGATCCAGGGCGAGGCCGGGGTCGTGGTCCCCTCCGCGGGCTACCTCGCCGCCGCCCAGCAGGTGGCGCACGACCACGGTGCCCTGTTCTGGCTCGACGAGGTGCAGACCGGCATCGGACGCACCGGCGCGTGGTTCGCCCACCAGCTGCTCGACGGCGTCGAGCCCGACGTCGTCACGCTCGCCAAGGGCCTCGGCGGGGGCATCCCGATCGGCGCCACGGTCGCGCGCGGCGCCGCCGCGACGCTGCTCCAGCCCGGCAACCACGGCACGACCTTCGGCGGGAACCCGGTCGCGTCCGCGGCGGCGCTCGCCGTGCTGCGGACGATCGGCTCCGACGACCTGCTCGCCGCCACCCGGGCCCGCGGCGACCAGCTCGCCGCACTGCTCGCCGCGCAGTCGGGCGTCGTGGAGGTCACCGGGGCCGGCCTGATGCGCGGCGCCGAGCTCGACGGCCCCTACGCCGCCCAGGCGGTGGCCGCGGGCCGGGACGCGGGCCTCATCCTCAACGCCACCGGGCCCTCGCGGCTGCGCTTCGTGCCGCCGCTGGTCATCACCAGCGACGACCTCGACGTCCTCGCCGCCGCCCTGCCCGCCGTCCTCCACACCGCGCGCACGGTCGCCGGCCTGCACCAGGAGACCCAGGAGACCCGCCCATGA
- the argB gene encoding acetylglutamate kinase has protein sequence MTTPTPETISSPRRPDPAKARTLAAALPWLKRYHGQTIVVKYGGNAMTDESLKVAFAEDIAFLRFAGFKPVVVHGGGPQISRMLDRLGIESEFRGGLRVTTPEAMDVVRMVLVGQVQRELVGLVNQHGALAVGLSGEDAGLFTAEPANTVVDGEEVDLGLVGEVAEVRPEAVLDLIEAGRVPVVSSVAPDVNGVVHNVNADTAAAALAIALGAEKLLVLTDVEGLYRDYGNSDDLIQEISPEALGEMLPTLDAGMVPKMRACYEAVTGGVPRATVVDGREPHAVLLEIFTDEGVGTQVLPGVPTRMRKPYPTEDEA, from the coding sequence ATGACCACACCGACCCCCGAGACGATCTCGAGCCCCCGCCGCCCCGACCCCGCCAAGGCCCGGACCCTGGCGGCCGCCCTGCCGTGGCTCAAGCGCTACCACGGCCAGACGATCGTGGTGAAGTACGGCGGCAACGCGATGACCGACGAGTCCCTCAAGGTCGCGTTCGCCGAGGACATCGCCTTCCTGCGCTTCGCCGGCTTCAAGCCGGTGGTCGTGCACGGGGGCGGCCCGCAGATCTCCCGCATGCTCGACCGGCTCGGCATCGAGTCGGAGTTCCGCGGCGGCCTGCGCGTCACCACCCCCGAGGCGATGGACGTCGTCCGCATGGTCCTCGTCGGCCAGGTCCAGCGCGAGCTGGTCGGTCTCGTCAACCAGCACGGCGCCCTGGCCGTGGGGCTCTCCGGCGAGGACGCGGGCCTCTTCACCGCCGAGCCGGCCAACACCGTGGTCGACGGCGAGGAGGTCGACCTCGGCCTCGTCGGCGAGGTCGCCGAGGTCCGCCCCGAGGCGGTGCTCGACCTCATCGAGGCCGGCCGCGTGCCCGTCGTCAGCTCCGTCGCCCCCGACGTCAACGGCGTCGTGCACAACGTCAACGCCGACACCGCGGCCGCCGCCCTCGCCATCGCGCTCGGTGCGGAGAAGCTCCTCGTGCTCACCGACGTCGAGGGCCTCTACCGCGACTACGGCAACTCCGACGACCTGATCCAGGAGATCAGCCCCGAGGCGCTCGGCGAGATGCTGCCCACCCTCGACGCGGGCATGGTCCCCAAGATGCGCGCCTGCTACGAGGCCGTCACCGGGGGAGTGCCGCGGGCCACGGTGGTCGACGGCCGCGAGCCCCACGCGGTGCTGCTGGAGATCTTCACCGACGAGGGCGTCGGCACCCAGGTGCTGCCCGGCGTCCCGACGCGGATGCGCAAGCCCTACCCGACGGAGGACGAGGCATGA
- the argJ gene encoding bifunctional glutamate N-acetyltransferase/amino-acid acetyltransferase ArgJ, producing MSVTHPSGFTAAGVAAGLKSTGAPDLALVVNEGPTSDSATVFTANRCKANPVLWSQEVVKDGVVKAVVLNSGGANCYTGPDGFQTTHAVAEKVAAGLGVGAIDVVVCSTGLIGLANDREQLLAGVEAATAALSADGGAEAARAIMTTDSVSKNVVVEGAGWSIGGMAKGAGMLAPQLATMLVVLTTDAVVPAPELDTALRAATRVSFDRLDSDGCMSTNDTVTVMASGASGITPTPEDFTAALTQACTDLAMQLLADAEGADHEIAITTLHAASEDEAVEVSRSVARSNLFKAAIFGQDPNWGRVLASIGTTSAQFDPADLDVAMNGVWVCRESTPAEDPASVDLSAREVSVTIDLKSGDARATVWTNDLTHAYVHENSAYSS from the coding sequence ATGAGTGTCACCCACCCCTCCGGCTTCACCGCCGCCGGCGTCGCTGCCGGCCTCAAGTCCACCGGCGCCCCCGACCTCGCCCTCGTCGTCAACGAGGGCCCGACCTCCGACTCCGCCACCGTCTTCACCGCCAACCGCTGCAAGGCCAACCCGGTGCTGTGGAGCCAGGAGGTCGTCAAGGACGGCGTCGTCAAGGCCGTCGTGCTCAACTCCGGCGGCGCCAACTGCTACACCGGCCCCGACGGCTTCCAGACCACCCACGCGGTCGCCGAGAAGGTGGCCGCCGGCCTGGGCGTCGGCGCCATCGACGTCGTCGTGTGCTCCACCGGCCTCATCGGCCTCGCCAACGACCGCGAGCAGCTGCTCGCCGGAGTCGAGGCGGCCACCGCCGCCCTGTCGGCCGACGGGGGAGCCGAGGCGGCCCGCGCGATCATGACCACCGACTCGGTCAGCAAGAACGTCGTGGTCGAGGGCGCCGGCTGGTCGATCGGCGGCATGGCCAAGGGCGCGGGCATGCTCGCACCGCAGCTCGCCACGATGCTGGTCGTGCTCACCACCGACGCGGTGGTGCCGGCGCCCGAGCTCGACACGGCCCTGCGGGCGGCGACGCGCGTCAGCTTCGACCGCCTCGACTCCGACGGCTGCATGTCGACCAACGACACCGTCACCGTCATGGCCAGCGGCGCCAGCGGCATCACACCCACCCCGGAGGACTTCACGGCCGCCCTCACCCAGGCCTGCACCGACCTCGCGATGCAGCTGCTCGCCGACGCCGAGGGCGCCGACCACGAGATCGCCATCACCACGCTCCACGCGGCGTCCGAGGACGAGGCGGTCGAGGTGAGCCGCAGCGTCGCGCGCAGCAACCTCTTCAAGGCCGCGATCTTCGGCCAGGACCCCAACTGGGGCCGCGTGCTGGCCAGCATCGGCACCACCTCGGCGCAGTTCGACCCCGCCGACCTCGACGTCGCCATGAACGGCGTCTGGGTGTGCCGCGAGTCCACCCCGGCCGAGGACCCGGCGTCCGTGGACCTCAGCGCCCGCGAGGTCAGCGTGACGATCGACCTCAAGTCCGGCGACGCCCGCGCCACCGTCTGGACCAACGACCTCACCCACGCCTACGTCCACGAGAACAGCGCCTACAGCTCATGA
- the argC gene encoding N-acetyl-gamma-glutamyl-phosphate reductase: protein MSVSVAVAGASGYAGGEALRLLLGHPDVEIGTLTAGSNAGERLGTLQPHLVPLADTVLADTTVENLAGHDVVLLALPHGQSAAIAQALGEDTVVIDCGADFRLTDPGEWSAFYGGDHAGSWPYGLPELPGQRDRLRGARRIAVPGCYPTVSTLAVAPALGAGLVEPDVTVVAASGTSGAGKAAKPHLLGSEVMGNASAYGVGGTHRHTPEIVQNLSAVHGAPVAVGFTPLLVPMSRGILATVQAPLLDGVTPGAVRDAYAAAYADEPFVHVLPEGQWPQTQSVLGSNAVQVQVAVDERVRRLVAVAVVDNLAKGTAGAAVQCMNLALGLDEATGLSTIGLAP from the coding sequence ATGTCCGTATCAGTTGCCGTCGCCGGAGCCAGCGGTTACGCAGGAGGTGAGGCCCTGCGCCTGCTCCTGGGGCACCCCGACGTCGAGATCGGGACCCTCACCGCCGGCTCCAACGCCGGGGAGCGGCTCGGCACGCTCCAGCCGCACCTGGTCCCGCTCGCGGACACCGTCCTCGCCGACACCACGGTCGAGAACCTCGCCGGGCACGACGTGGTCCTCCTGGCGCTGCCGCACGGCCAGTCCGCCGCCATCGCACAGGCACTCGGCGAGGACACCGTGGTCATCGACTGCGGAGCGGACTTCCGGCTCACCGACCCGGGGGAGTGGAGCGCGTTCTACGGCGGTGACCACGCCGGCTCCTGGCCCTACGGCCTGCCCGAGCTGCCCGGCCAGCGCGACCGGCTGCGCGGCGCCCGGCGCATCGCCGTCCCCGGCTGCTACCCCACCGTCTCGACCCTGGCCGTTGCTCCGGCCCTCGGCGCCGGGCTCGTGGAGCCGGACGTCACCGTCGTGGCCGCGTCCGGCACCAGCGGCGCCGGCAAGGCCGCCAAGCCGCACCTCCTCGGCAGCGAGGTGATGGGCAACGCCAGCGCCTACGGCGTCGGCGGCACCCACCGCCACACGCCCGAGATCGTGCAGAACCTCAGCGCCGTCCACGGAGCCCCGGTCGCGGTCGGCTTCACGCCGCTCCTCGTGCCGATGTCCCGCGGCATCCTCGCCACCGTCCAGGCGCCCCTCCTCGACGGAGTGACGCCGGGTGCGGTCCGCGACGCCTACGCCGCGGCCTACGCCGACGAGCCCTTCGTCCACGTGCTGCCGGAGGGCCAGTGGCCGCAGACCCAGTCGGTGCTCGGCTCCAACGCCGTGCAGGTGCAGGTGGCCGTCGACGAGCGCGTACGACGACTCGTGGCGGTGGCCGTGGTCGACAACCTGGCCAAGGGCACCGCCGGCGCCGCCGTCCAGTGCATGAACCTCGCCCTGGGCCTCGACGAGGCCACGGGGCTCTCCACGATCGGACTCGCTCCCTGA
- a CDS encoding maleylpyruvate isomerase family mycothiol-dependent enzyme encodes MPRLTADAYLDHLRSESARFRDVLAACDPAARVPACPDWDAADLLWHLATVQRWWAEVVTARPTQPEEVEPPRPATYDELLATYDEWSRHLAEVLVGADPADEAWNWSSDHTVGFILRRQAHEALVHRVDAEQTAGLPSELDPVLAADGVHECLDVMYGGMPPWGTWEAGEGLVRVDVTDTGEELWLRSGTFAGTDPDSGTTYADEEDFHVVPAPTDVDLEPDVVVDGTAQDLELWLWNRGDDAGISVAGDQATYARFRSIVESPIN; translated from the coding sequence GTGCCCCGACTGACTGCCGATGCCTACCTCGACCACCTCCGCTCCGAGTCAGCGCGCTTCCGCGACGTGCTCGCCGCGTGCGACCCCGCCGCCCGCGTCCCGGCGTGCCCCGACTGGGACGCCGCTGACCTGCTGTGGCACCTCGCGACCGTGCAGCGCTGGTGGGCGGAGGTGGTGACGGCACGCCCCACCCAGCCGGAGGAGGTCGAGCCGCCCCGCCCCGCGACGTACGACGAGCTGCTCGCCACCTACGACGAGTGGTCCCGCCACCTGGCCGAGGTGCTGGTGGGCGCCGACCCCGCCGACGAGGCGTGGAACTGGTCCTCCGACCACACGGTCGGGTTCATCCTCCGGCGACAGGCCCACGAGGCCCTGGTGCACCGGGTCGACGCCGAGCAGACGGCCGGGCTCCCCAGCGAGCTCGACCCGGTGCTCGCCGCCGACGGCGTCCACGAGTGCCTCGACGTGATGTACGGCGGGATGCCGCCGTGGGGCACCTGGGAGGCCGGCGAGGGACTGGTGCGCGTCGACGTCACCGACACCGGCGAGGAGCTCTGGCTCCGCTCCGGCACGTTCGCGGGCACCGACCCGGACAGCGGCACGACCTACGCCGACGAGGAGGACTTCCACGTCGTGCCGGCACCCACCGACGTGGACCTCGAGCCGGACGTGGTCGTCGACGGGACGGCGCAGGACCTGGAGCTCTGGCTGTGGAACCGCGGCGACGACGCCGGCATCTCGGTCGCCGGCGACCAGGCGACCTACGCACGCTTCCGCTCGATCGTGGAGTCGCCGATCAACTGA
- the pheT gene encoding phenylalanine--tRNA ligase subunit beta: protein MKAPLSWILDHVDVPAGTTTDEITDRLTLTGLKLEAVESPGREITGPLVIGRVLTMEPEPQKNGKTINWCTVDVGDANGTGEPQGIVCGAHNFAAGDLVVTVLPGGVLPGGFEISARKTYGHVSAGMICSARELGLGEDHDGIIVLPADAGEPGQDVRPVLGLDEEVVELEINPDRAYALSVRGIAREVLVSVEGASGFRDPAVRDTPAANGDGHPVVVEDAEGCPVFVARRVSGFDPTAPTPDHIVQRITAAGMRPISLAVDVTNYVMLETGRPIHGYDADKVRGPLVVRRALDGERLTTLDGTDRALDPQDLVVTDDSGIIGLGGVMGGETTEMSGSTTSILVEAAHWDAVSMFRTGRRHKITSEAGKRNERGVDPTICEAAADRVVELLVEHGGAVADPGVTVVGTPPAMPTVQVPGDLAARVSGMPITEERSIECLRAVGCDVSGTGTLSVTPPPWRPDLTDAQDFSEEVIRLVGYDRVPSVLPTPPSGRGLTRAQQLRRRVGRTLAGEGYVEVVSFPFVGETDLDALGLAPEDPRRDVLRLSNPLNTEAGFMTTTLLPGVLRAAGRNVGHGTADVAVFETGTVTLPTHAGPAPILPVDRRPTDEELAALDAALPAQPLHLAVVAAGDAVAGGWWGQGRPVSWSDAVEAVRSVADALGLDVAAAPVELAPWHPGRCAELSVDGEVVGHAGEVHPRVCEAFGLPRRTVAAEVDLDLLIARAVHLRQAPTFSSYPVAKEDVALVVDDATPAAEVEAALREGAGELLESIRLFDVYTGDQVGAGRKSLAYALRFRAPDRTLKEGEAAAARDAAVALAAERTGAVQRA from the coding sequence ATGAAGGCACCCCTGTCCTGGATCCTGGACCACGTCGACGTGCCCGCCGGCACGACGACCGACGAGATCACCGACCGGCTGACGCTGACCGGGCTCAAGCTCGAGGCCGTCGAGAGCCCCGGTCGTGAGATCACCGGGCCGCTCGTCATAGGCCGCGTGCTGACGATGGAGCCCGAGCCGCAGAAGAACGGCAAGACCATCAACTGGTGCACCGTCGACGTCGGTGACGCCAACGGCACCGGTGAGCCGCAGGGCATCGTCTGCGGGGCCCACAACTTCGCTGCCGGCGACCTGGTCGTCACCGTGCTGCCCGGTGGCGTGCTGCCCGGCGGCTTCGAGATCAGCGCCCGCAAGACCTACGGGCACGTGTCGGCCGGGATGATCTGCTCGGCCCGCGAGCTGGGCCTCGGCGAGGACCACGACGGCATCATCGTGCTGCCCGCTGACGCCGGTGAGCCCGGTCAGGACGTCCGCCCGGTCCTCGGCCTCGACGAGGAGGTCGTCGAGCTCGAGATCAACCCCGACCGGGCCTACGCCCTGTCGGTCCGCGGCATCGCCCGCGAGGTGCTGGTCTCGGTCGAGGGTGCGAGCGGCTTCCGCGACCCCGCCGTCCGGGACACGCCGGCCGCGAACGGTGACGGCCACCCGGTCGTCGTCGAGGACGCCGAGGGCTGCCCCGTCTTCGTGGCCCGCCGTGTCAGCGGCTTCGACCCCACCGCCCCCACGCCGGACCACATCGTCCAGCGGATCACCGCGGCGGGCATGCGCCCGATCTCCCTGGCCGTCGACGTCACCAACTACGTCATGCTCGAGACCGGTCGTCCGATCCACGGCTACGACGCGGACAAGGTGCGCGGCCCGCTCGTCGTACGCCGTGCGCTCGACGGAGAGCGGCTGACCACCCTCGACGGCACCGACCGCGCCCTCGACCCGCAGGACCTCGTGGTCACCGACGACTCCGGGATCATCGGCCTCGGCGGCGTGATGGGTGGGGAGACGACCGAGATGTCCGGCTCCACCACCTCGATCCTCGTCGAGGCCGCCCACTGGGACGCCGTGTCGATGTTCCGCACCGGGCGCCGCCACAAGATCACCTCCGAGGCCGGCAAGCGCAACGAGCGCGGCGTCGACCCGACGATCTGCGAGGCCGCGGCCGACCGGGTCGTGGAGCTCCTCGTCGAGCACGGCGGCGCGGTGGCCGACCCGGGCGTGACCGTCGTCGGCACCCCGCCGGCGATGCCCACCGTCCAGGTGCCCGGCGACCTCGCGGCACGCGTGTCCGGCATGCCGATCACGGAGGAGCGCAGCATCGAGTGCCTGCGCGCTGTGGGCTGCGACGTGTCCGGCACGGGGACGCTGTCCGTCACGCCTCCGCCGTGGCGACCCGACCTCACCGACGCGCAGGACTTCTCCGAGGAGGTCATCCGGCTCGTCGGCTACGACCGGGTGCCGTCGGTGCTGCCGACGCCCCCGTCCGGGCGCGGTCTCACCCGCGCCCAGCAGCTGCGCCGCCGGGTCGGCCGCACGCTGGCCGGTGAGGGCTACGTCGAGGTGGTGAGCTTCCCGTTCGTGGGCGAGACCGACCTCGACGCGCTCGGGCTCGCACCCGAGGACCCGCGCCGCGACGTGCTCCGGCTCTCCAACCCGCTCAACACCGAGGCCGGCTTCATGACCACGACCCTCCTGCCGGGCGTGCTCCGGGCGGCGGGCCGCAACGTCGGCCACGGCACGGCGGACGTCGCGGTGTTTGAGACCGGCACCGTGACGCTGCCGACGCACGCGGGACCCGCGCCGATCCTGCCGGTGGACCGGCGCCCGACCGACGAGGAGCTGGCTGCGCTCGACGCCGCGCTCCCTGCCCAGCCGCTCCACCTCGCGGTCGTGGCCGCGGGCGACGCGGTCGCGGGAGGCTGGTGGGGTCAGGGCCGACCGGTCTCGTGGTCCGACGCCGTCGAGGCGGTCCGCTCGGTCGCCGACGCGCTCGGTCTCGACGTCGCCGCGGCGCCGGTCGAGCTCGCGCCGTGGCACCCCGGGCGTTGTGCGGAGCTCAGCGTCGACGGCGAGGTCGTCGGTCACGCGGGCGAGGTGCACCCGCGGGTGTGCGAGGCCTTCGGGCTGCCCCGGCGCACGGTCGCGGCGGAGGTCGACCTCGACCTCCTGATCGCCCGAGCGGTCCACCTGCGGCAGGCCCCGACGTTCTCGTCCTACCCCGTCGCCAAGGAGGACGTCGCCCTCGTGGTCGATGACGCCACGCCGGCCGCCGAGGTGGAGGCCGCGCTGCGCGAGGGTGCGGGCGAGCTGCTGGAGTCGATCCGGCTCTTCGACGTCTACACGGGGGACCAGGTCGGCGCCGGCCGCAAGTCCCTCGCGTACGCCCTGCGCTTCCGGGCCCCGGACCGCACGCTCAAGGAGGGCGAGGCCGCCGCCGCCCGCGACGCGGCCGTGGCCCTCGCCGCCGAGCGGACGGGCGCCGTCCAGCGCGCCTGA
- the pheS gene encoding phenylalanine--tRNA ligase subunit alpha — MSGPNTDYDPVEVTPLKADQVEAMREAALAAIAGAADLDALKQVRLEHAGDRSPLALANREIGALPPQARKEAGQRVGQARGAINQALAARQVELEAEHEERMLVEETVDVSLPTTRRRRGGRHPLTLQSELIADLFVAMGYEVAEGPVVEAEWLNFDALNLGPDHPARTMQDTFWTEPADHHVVLRTQTSPVQARTMLTRTPPIYVVCPGRVFRTDEYDATHSPMFHQVEGLVVDEGITMAHLKGTLDHFASQLFGEGITTRFRPSYFPFTEPSAEVDVKCFVCLGSGMGADSESCRTCRGEGWIEWGGCGVVNPRVLVACGVDPEVYSGFAFGMGIDRSFMFRHNLEDLRPLFEGDVRFSAAFGSEI; from the coding sequence ATGTCCGGCCCCAACACCGACTACGACCCTGTCGAAGTGACCCCTCTCAAGGCCGACCAGGTGGAGGCGATGCGCGAGGCGGCGCTGGCCGCCATCGCGGGCGCCGCCGACCTCGACGCCCTCAAGCAGGTGCGCCTCGAGCACGCGGGGGACCGCTCGCCGCTGGCACTCGCGAACCGCGAGATCGGCGCCCTCCCGCCACAGGCGCGCAAGGAGGCCGGCCAGCGCGTCGGCCAGGCCCGCGGCGCGATCAACCAGGCCCTCGCGGCCCGCCAGGTCGAGCTCGAGGCCGAGCACGAGGAGCGGATGCTCGTCGAGGAGACCGTCGACGTCTCGCTGCCGACCACCCGTCGGCGTCGCGGCGGCCGCCACCCGCTCACCCTCCAGTCCGAGCTCATCGCGGACCTGTTCGTCGCCATGGGCTACGAGGTGGCCGAGGGGCCCGTCGTGGAGGCCGAGTGGCTCAACTTCGACGCCCTCAACCTCGGCCCGGACCACCCGGCGCGCACCATGCAGGACACCTTCTGGACCGAGCCGGCCGACCACCACGTGGTGCTGCGCACGCAGACCTCGCCGGTCCAGGCGCGCACCATGCTCACGCGCACGCCGCCGATCTACGTCGTGTGCCCGGGACGCGTGTTCCGCACCGACGAGTACGACGCCACCCACTCGCCGATGTTCCACCAGGTCGAGGGACTCGTGGTCGACGAGGGCATCACCATGGCGCACCTCAAGGGCACCCTCGACCACTTCGCGTCGCAGCTGTTCGGCGAGGGGATCACCACGCGGTTCCGGCCGTCCTACTTCCCCTTCACCGAGCCGTCGGCCGAGGTCGACGTCAAGTGCTTCGTGTGCCTGGGCAGCGGGATGGGCGCCGACTCCGAGTCGTGCCGCACCTGTCGCGGCGAGGGCTGGATCGAGTGGGGCGGCTGCGGCGTGGTCAACCCGCGCGTGCTGGTCGCCTGCGGCGTCGACCCCGAGGTCTACAGCGGCTTCGCCTTCGGCATGGGCATCGACCGGTCCTTCATGTTCCGCCACAACCTCGAGGACCTGCGTCCGCTGTTCGAGGGTGACGTCCGCTTCTCTGCCGCGTTCGGCAGCGAGATCTGA